The genomic segment CTTTTGCCGCCCCCCGCCAAACCCTCAGGCGCCGCCTGGTAGGCAACTGGGCTCAACAGTCCCCGGAAAGGGAGATTGCTGCAATGCAGCCTCGCAGTAAGTGGTGGATTATCACCATCATCGTGCTCTTCGTGTTGTCCTTCCTCTACGCCTTCCAGCCGTTGCGGCTGAAGCCCAAGGCGGCCGAGGTGAACAGCACCTACCGCTACACCTTCACCCCGCCGTTGGTGAAGTCCGAGGCGGAGTGGCCTGCCAAGGCAGCCGAGATCAATCAGTACCGGTCCGGCAAGGGCATGGGCTCGGAGATTGATCGCGTTGAGTTCAAGGAGAACAATGTCCTTGAAGTCGAGACCTTCGCCCTGGAAGAGCAGCAGGCGGCGAGCGACCGGCAGAAGGTCCTGGACCTGCTGAAGGCCCAGTACGCCGGCGCTACGGCCATGGCCCTGCCCGAGGAAGAGCGCCGCGAGCAGCCACTCGCTGTGCTCGGGCCCTTCGCGCTGTACAAGCCCACGCCCCAGGTGAAGCTGGGTCTGGACCTCATCGGTGGTGCTCACGTGGTGCTGCGGGCCCTGCCCGAAACCGTGATGAGCTTCACGGCGCCGGAGGACCGCCCGATGGTGAAGATGGCCGCTCCGGCGACGCCTGCCGCGACGCCGGCGACACCGACCGCCACCCCGGCCAAGCCTGTCGTGGAGTCCTCGTACACCCCTGAGATGCTGTCTGACCGCGTGCGCAACGTGCTCGTGAAGGCCGGTGTGCGCATCGAGGGCGAGAAGGACGTTCAGATCGAGTTTCCGGCGGCCCATGTCATGGTCGTCAAGACCCGGGCCGCCGACGCCAAGACCGCCGCCAAGCAGAGGGACATGATCGCCTCCCTGCTCGAGCGAACTTACCCCGGCGTGACGATCAAGTCGGAGGAGCCCAACTCGGTGTTCCTGGACAACGAGACGGGGGAGAAGGTCAAGAACATCATCGAGAAGCGCCTCTACGAGATGAGCGAGATCCGGGAGCCCGTGCTGCAGACCCAGGGCATGGACCGGATCATCGTGGAGCTGCCGGGCGTCAGTGAGCCCGAGCGCGTGGTCAGCATCCTCAAGTCTACCGCCATGCTTGAGTTCCGCGTCGTCCCGGACCGCTATGAGGCGACCGGGGCGGACGAGGACGACTACAGCGAGTGGCGCGACAAGCAGACCCAGCAGACCGTTCCGTGGGCGCTGGTTCTGGCCGAGACGAAGGCCGACTTCACCGGGCGCGACCTCAAGAGCAATGCCACCGTGAGCCCCGACTCCCAGCACCCGGGCTACTGGGTGGTTGACTTCGAGTTGCGCGATGACCGCAAGCAAGCGTTCCGCGAGTTCACGCGCCGCAACATTCAGAAGAAGATGGCCATCGTGCTGGACGAGAAGCCCCAGATGGCCCCGGTCATCAAGAGCGAGATCCCCGGCCGCGGCATCATCGAGGGCAACTTCACCGCCCAGCAGGCCGGCGATCTGAAGCTTCTGCTCAACGCCGGCGCCCTGCCCGTGCCGCTGGAGATCGGTGAGAACCGCACCATCAGCGCCACGTTGGGCTCCTACGCCATCCAGCGCAGCCTGCTGGCCGGCGTTATCGGCCTGAGCCTGGTCGTCATCTTCATGATCGTCTTCTACCGCCTGCCGGGCCTGCTGGCCGACGTCGCGCTGGCCCTGTACGTGCTCGTTGTCCTCGCGGTGCTCACCTTCACCAAGACGACGCTGACCCTGCCCGGCATTGCGGGCATCATCCTGTCGATCGGTATGGCGGTGGACGCCAACATCCTGATCTTCGAGCGCCTCAAGGAGGAGATCTGGGCGGGCAAGTCCATTCGCGCGGCCATTGACGCCGGCTTTGAGCGCGCCTGGACCGCCATCCTGGACTCCAACGTCAACTCGATGATCGTCGCGGCCGTGCTCTACTTCCTGGGCACAAGCTCGATCAAGAGCTTCGCCGTTACGCTGTTCGTCGGCGTGGTCTGCTCGCTGCTCACCGCGGTGACGATTTCGCGGTGGATGGTGACCATGGTCGGGCAGAGCCACCTGGGGCAGAAGCTGCACCTGTTCGGGGTGCACCAGGACGCGATCCAGTAGCCGCGGCCCAAGACCGCGCTGATACGGGCGCTTTCGCGGCCTCGGCCGAGCCGAGGCCTAAGGAGGTCTTCACGACGTGGATTTTTTCCGCAGACAGAACTGGGACCTGGTAGGCCGTAGCTGGATCTGGTTCACCTTCTCGGGCATCCTGCTCGTTGCCGGCATCGCCGCCTGGGCCACCTTCGGCCTGAACCTGGGCATTGACTTCACCGGTGGCGGCCTGATCCGCTACGAGTTCGCCAAGCCCATCGCGGCCACCCGCGACGAGCAGGTGCAAGTGCTTTCGCGCACCAAGCAGGCGCTGGGCACAGTGAACCTGGGGCACGCCCAGGTGCTCGTGGGCGGCAACAACGAGCTGATCGTCCGCACTCCCCCCGTGGCCAACGACGAGGCGGCCATGGTGCAGGAGCAGGCGGTCCGGCAGCAGATCGAGCAGCTCTTCGGCGCCCAGTACGGCCCTGTGACCGGCCTCGGGCGCGAGAGCGTCGGGCCCATTGTAGGGGCCCAGCTTCGGCAGTCAGCCATCCACGCCCTGATCCTGGGCTGTTTCCTGATTCTCCTGTATATCACGCTCCGCTATGAGTTCAAGTTCGCCGTTGCCGCGGTCGTGGCGCTCGTCCACGACGTCTTCATCCTGATAGGCTTCATGGCGCTCCTGCGACTGGAGCTGGACAGCTCCTTCGTGGCGGTGGTGCTCACCGTTGTCGGCTTCTCGGTCCACGACACCATCGTCATTTTCGACCGGATGCGCGAGAACCTCAAGCTGCACCGGCGGGCGAACTTCGCCGACACGACGAACGCCAGCTTGCTGCAGACCATGGCCCGGTCCATCTACACGGTCACCACGACCCTGTTGACCCTGATCGCCCTGGCGATCTTCGCCAGCGACAGCATCCGGGTGTTCGCCATCGGCATGGTCATCGGTATCGTCTGCGGTGCGTACTCTTCGATCTTCAACGCGAGCCAGATCGTCGTGGTCTGGGAGCGCTACCGGGCCCGCAAGCGGGCCGCCAGTGGCGGGACGGCCGTGCGCCGGCGCGAGCGTGCCCGCCTGATGGGCGGCACGGCCTCGGTAGACGTCGAAGAGGACGTCGAGGCGGAGGAAGAGGACACTGAGGAGGCCGAGGAGGCTACGCCGTCTCGCCGCCTCAGCGCTCACGAAGCCCTGGCCCGCGCCGAAGAGGCGGCCCAGGAGGAGAAGCGCGCTGAGCGCCGCGCCCGGCGCAAGTCCAAGGACAAGGCTGGCCGCAGTGGGAAGGGCAAGCGCCGCTTCTAGAATACGAACAAGGATGTGATGCAGAGGCCGGCGCCCATCCTTGGCGCCGGCTTTCTGCCAGATATGGTTACTCGCAAAGCAGCGCTAGAGACCTCCCGAGCCGCCACGCTCTCGATCATCAGCAACACGGTGCTGACGACCCTCAAGCTCGTCGCCGGGTTCCTCACCGGGTCGGTGAGCGTCCTGGCAGAGGGCATCCACTCGGGCAACGACTTGGTGGCCTCCCTGCTCGCCTGGTTCGCCATCCGCAAGGCCAATGAGCCCGAGGACGAGGAGCACCTCTACGGCCATGGCAAGTACGAGAGCCTGTCGGCCGGCCTTGAGGCGGGCCTGATCGTGGCGGCGGCCATCGGTGTCATGTGGACGGCGTTCCGTCGCATCATGCAGGGAGAGGCCGCGCAGCTCTCCCACGGCCCCGCCCTGGTCGTCATGGGCTTCTCCGCCCTGACGAACATCTTCGTCTCCGGCTACCTGTTCCGCATCGCCAAGCGACATGACTCGGTCGCGCTGAGCGCCGACGCCTGGCACCTGCGCGCCGATGTCTGGACCTCGGTGGGCGTGTTCGCCAGCCTCGGCCTGATCCTGGCCACCGACTGGCACTTCCTGGACCCGGCCGCCGCGCTGCTCGTGGGCTTTCTCATCCTGTTTCAGGGCGGGCGCATCGGGCGCGAGGCGCTGCAGCAGCTGCTCGACCACACGCTGCCCAACGACGAAATGGACTTCATCCGGGACACGCTCTCCGAGCATGACGACCTGTTCATGGAGTACCACAAGCTGCGCGCCCGGAAGGCCGGTCGCGAACGCCAGATTGACCTGCACCTGGTGACGTGCCCGAGGGTCACGGTGGCCGAGGCCCACCAGGTCACCGACCACCTGGAGGAGGCCGTGCGCGCGCACTGGCCCGCCACCCGGGTCACCATCCACATCGAGCCCTGCACTCGCGAGGAGTGCCCGAACCGCACCAGCGATGCCCGCGATCCGGACGCCTGTGCTCTGCGCGACAAGGCAGCGGTCCTCGCCGAGAAGTGAGGAATCCCCATGGAAGAGATACTGCACCTGCTGGCTCAGGACAGCCGCATCACGACCGAAGAGATCGCTACGCGGCTGGGGAAGCCCGTCGAAGAGATCAGGCACAAGATCAAGCAGCTTGAGGACGATGGCATCATCGTCAGCTACGGCGCCCTGATCAACTGGGAGCGCAGCTCCGACAACAAGGTCTTCGCCTTCATCAGCGTGGAGGCCGTGCCCGAGCACGGCACGGGCTTCGACTCGGTCGCCGAGTACATCAGCCGCTTCCCGGAGGTCCACTCGCTGTACCTCATGTCCGGTTCGACGGACCTGCAGGTGGTCGTGGAGGGTGACGACTTCCGCGAGATCGCGCGCTTCGTGGCCGAGAAGCTCGCACCCACCCCCGGTGTGCGCTCCACGGCGACGTCCTTCGTGCTCAAGAGCTACAAGATGGAGGGCATCCTGCTGGGGGAGGGGCCGGATGACCACCGATTGGCGGTGTCACCATGAGCGACTGGAGCCTGCCCCTGAGCCAGAAGGCGCGCCATCTGGCGCCCTCGGGCATCCGCGAGTTCTTCGACCTCGTCATCGGCATGGATGACGTCATCTCGCTCGGAGTCGGCGAGCCCGACTTCGCGACCCCCTGGCACATCTGCGACGCTGCTGTCGCCGCCATGCGGCGGGGCGTCACCTCCTACACCAGCAACGCCGGGCTGATCGAGTTGCGCCGCGCCATCGTGGACGACCTGCACAAGCGGTACGGCGTCGGCTACGAGGCGGAGGACCAGGTGCTTGTGACGATCGGCGTCAGCGAGGCGCTCGATCTGGCCATGCGCGCCGTCGTGGACCCGGGCGATGAAGTCATCGTGCCCGAGCCCTCGTACGTCTCGTATATGCCCAGCGTGGAGCTGGCCGGGGGCGTCGCCGTCGGCGTTCCCACCCGCGAAGAACACGACTTCAAGCTCCTGCCTGAGGATCTGGAGGCGGCC from the bacterium genome contains:
- the secD gene encoding protein translocase subunit SecD — protein: MQPRSKWWIITIIVLFVLSFLYAFQPLRLKPKAAEVNSTYRYTFTPPLVKSEAEWPAKAAEINQYRSGKGMGSEIDRVEFKENNVLEVETFALEEQQAASDRQKVLDLLKAQYAGATAMALPEEERREQPLAVLGPFALYKPTPQVKLGLDLIGGAHVVLRALPETVMSFTAPEDRPMVKMAAPATPAATPATPTATPAKPVVESSYTPEMLSDRVRNVLVKAGVRIEGEKDVQIEFPAAHVMVVKTRAADAKTAAKQRDMIASLLERTYPGVTIKSEEPNSVFLDNETGEKVKNIIEKRLYEMSEIREPVLQTQGMDRIIVELPGVSEPERVVSILKSTAMLEFRVVPDRYEATGADEDDYSEWRDKQTQQTVPWALVLAETKADFTGRDLKSNATVSPDSQHPGYWVVDFELRDDRKQAFREFTRRNIQKKMAIVLDEKPQMAPVIKSEIPGRGIIEGNFTAQQAGDLKLLLNAGALPVPLEIGENRTISATLGSYAIQRSLLAGVIGLSLVVIFMIVFYRLPGLLADVALALYVLVVLAVLTFTKTTLTLPGIAGIILSIGMAVDANILIFERLKEEIWAGKSIRAAIDAGFERAWTAILDSNVNSMIVAAVLYFLGTSSIKSFAVTLFVGVVCSLLTAVTISRWMVTMVGQSHLGQKLHLFGVHQDAIQ
- the secF gene encoding protein translocase subunit SecF is translated as MDFFRRQNWDLVGRSWIWFTFSGILLVAGIAAWATFGLNLGIDFTGGGLIRYEFAKPIAATRDEQVQVLSRTKQALGTVNLGHAQVLVGGNNELIVRTPPVANDEAAMVQEQAVRQQIEQLFGAQYGPVTGLGRESVGPIVGAQLRQSAIHALILGCFLILLYITLRYEFKFAVAAVVALVHDVFILIGFMALLRLELDSSFVAVVLTVVGFSVHDTIVIFDRMRENLKLHRRANFADTTNASLLQTMARSIYTVTTTLLTLIALAIFASDSIRVFAIGMVIGIVCGAYSSIFNASQIVVVWERYRARKRAASGGTAVRRRERARLMGGTASVDVEEDVEAEEEDTEEAEEATPSRRLSAHEALARAEEAAQEEKRAERRARRKSKDKAGRSGKGKRRF
- a CDS encoding cation diffusion facilitator family transporter; amino-acid sequence: MVTRKAALETSRAATLSIISNTVLTTLKLVAGFLTGSVSVLAEGIHSGNDLVASLLAWFAIRKANEPEDEEHLYGHGKYESLSAGLEAGLIVAAAIGVMWTAFRRIMQGEAAQLSHGPALVVMGFSALTNIFVSGYLFRIAKRHDSVALSADAWHLRADVWTSVGVFASLGLILATDWHFLDPAAALLVGFLILFQGGRIGREALQQLLDHTLPNDEMDFIRDTLSEHDDLFMEYHKLRARKAGRERQIDLHLVTCPRVTVAEAHQVTDHLEEAVRAHWPATRVTIHIEPCTREECPNRTSDARDPDACALRDKAAVLAEK
- a CDS encoding Lrp/AsnC family transcriptional regulator, which codes for MEEILHLLAQDSRITTEEIATRLGKPVEEIRHKIKQLEDDGIIVSYGALINWERSSDNKVFAFISVEAVPEHGTGFDSVAEYISRFPEVHSLYLMSGSTDLQVVVEGDDFREIARFVAEKLAPTPGVRSTATSFVLKSYKMEGILLGEGPDDHRLAVSP